A genomic segment from Bradyrhizobium sp. ISRA430 encodes:
- a CDS encoding MFS transporter, with protein sequence MSTPADRRRASRALDAANFFLADVRDGLGPYLAVYLLTEQRWNEARIGLVMSIAAIAGIVAQTPAGALIDATRAKRLAMAAAATLVTVASLTLPLFPRFVPVAISQSIAHAAGVIFPPALAAVSLGTAGHRAFTARIGRNETFNHAGNAAAAAIAGIGAYQFGSTIVFYLLAFMSLASLVSIMLVPERAIDHDLARGLADGRAGEQPSGFSVLLTCRPLLVFAICVLLFHLSNAAMLPLVGQKLALQDKNMGTSLMSACIVAAQVVMVPFAMLVGACADRWGHKHFFLAALLILPIRGALYTLSDNPYWLVGVQLLDGVGAGIFGAIFPVIVADLMRNTGRFNVAQGAVITAQSLGAALSTTLAGLVVVGAGYSAAFLTLGAIAAIGAVVCVFALPETRQIAHTAPPQRGTTVLPASTIAAE encoded by the coding sequence GTGTCCACACCTGCAGATCGCAGACGCGCCAGCCGCGCGCTGGATGCGGCCAACTTCTTCCTCGCCGATGTCCGCGATGGCCTCGGCCCCTATCTTGCGGTCTATCTCCTCACGGAGCAACGATGGAACGAAGCCCGGATCGGCCTTGTGATGTCGATCGCTGCGATCGCCGGAATTGTCGCGCAGACGCCGGCGGGCGCGCTGATCGATGCGACCAGGGCCAAGCGCCTGGCGATGGCTGCCGCAGCCACTCTGGTGACGGTCGCCTCACTGACGCTGCCGCTCTTCCCGCGCTTCGTGCCGGTCGCCATCTCGCAAAGTATTGCGCATGCCGCCGGCGTGATTTTTCCGCCGGCGCTTGCCGCCGTATCGCTCGGCACGGCTGGCCATCGCGCCTTCACCGCACGGATCGGACGCAACGAGACGTTCAACCACGCGGGCAATGCCGCGGCTGCGGCGATTGCGGGCATCGGGGCCTACCAATTCGGTTCAACCATCGTGTTCTACCTGCTCGCCTTCATGTCGCTGGCAAGTCTCGTCAGTATCATGCTCGTCCCCGAACGTGCCATCGACCATGACCTTGCCCGCGGTTTGGCTGACGGTCGCGCAGGCGAGCAGCCGTCGGGCTTCAGCGTGCTCCTCACCTGCCGTCCCTTGCTCGTCTTCGCGATCTGCGTCCTGCTGTTTCACCTCTCCAACGCGGCGATGCTGCCGCTGGTCGGGCAAAAACTCGCTCTTCAGGACAAGAACATGGGCACCAGCCTGATGTCGGCCTGCATCGTCGCGGCGCAGGTGGTGATGGTGCCGTTCGCGATGCTGGTCGGCGCCTGTGCCGACCGCTGGGGCCACAAGCACTTCTTCCTCGCCGCGCTCTTGATCCTGCCCATCCGCGGCGCACTCTATACGCTCTCCGACAATCCGTACTGGTTGGTCGGCGTACAGCTCCTCGATGGCGTCGGCGCCGGCATTTTTGGCGCGATCTTTCCCGTGATCGTCGCCGACCTCATGCGCAACACCGGCCGCTTCAACGTCGCCCAGGGCGCGGTCATCACGGCGCAAAGCTTGGGTGCAGCCCTGTCGACCACACTGGCCGGCCTGGTCGTGGTCGGCGCGGGCTATAGCGCAGCATTCCTCACGCTTGGTGCAATCGCCGCGATCGGCGCCGTCGTCTGCGTCTTTGCCCTTCCCGAGACGCGCCAAATCGCCCATACAGCACCACCGCAACGGGGGACGACGGTGCTGCCCGCTTCGACCATTGCAGCCGAATAG
- a CDS encoding GntR family transcriptional regulator: protein MARRKRALEVVRDDGEGRPSRRNRINFFELAYQRIEELLVHCELKPGQFMTMLELQQITGFGRTPVHHAVNRLSADTLIIIRPRHGLHIAPIDLARERMLLGLRRDMERFVIRLAADRASLSHRNQALHIERLLRERRASLTLDEFNSIDRRIDALVLEAAGEPFLAHTLRPLHTLYRRIGFIHHRFMPGQADLSGTIDHHLAILNAVASRRVDDAVKASDALIDYMDLMFTGMEAGIDPRLLDCSIEPLLGT from the coding sequence ATGGCACGGCGCAAGCGCGCGCTCGAGGTGGTGAGAGACGACGGCGAGGGCCGGCCCAGCCGTCGCAATCGGATCAACTTCTTCGAGCTTGCCTATCAAAGAATTGAGGAGCTGCTCGTCCATTGCGAGCTCAAGCCCGGCCAGTTCATGACCATGCTGGAATTGCAGCAGATCACCGGCTTCGGCCGCACGCCGGTGCATCACGCCGTCAATCGCCTCTCCGCCGACACGTTGATCATCATCCGCCCGCGCCACGGGCTGCACATCGCCCCGATTGATCTGGCGCGCGAGCGCATGCTGCTTGGCCTGCGCCGCGACATGGAGCGCTTCGTGATCCGTCTTGCAGCCGACCGCGCCAGCCTCTCGCATCGCAACCAGGCCCTGCACATCGAGCGGCTGCTGCGCGAGCGGCGTGCGAGCCTCACTCTTGACGAATTCAATAGCATCGATCGCCGCATCGACGCGCTGGTGCTGGAGGCGGCCGGCGAGCCGTTCCTCGCCCACACGCTGCGGCCGCTGCATACGCTCTATCGCCGCATCGGCTTCATCCATCACCGCTTCATGCCGGGCCAGGCCGACCTGTCCGGTACGATCGATCATCATCTGGCTATTCTCAATGCGGTCGCCAGCCGCCGCGTCGATGATGCGGTGAAGGCCAGCGATGCACTGATCGACTACATGGACTTGATGTTCACGGGAATGGAGGCGGGGATCGACCCGCGACTGCTCGATTGCAGCATCGAGCCGCTACTGGGCACGTAA
- a CDS encoding arsenic transporter, translating into MPLAPHDNLWAWSIILPATAGVIIRPFRLPEAVWALAGAGSLVLFGFLSWDDALTGIAKGIDVYLFLIGMMLIAELARLEGLFDYLAALAVEYAGGSPQRLFLLIYLVGTLVTVLLSNDATAIVLTPAVYAATRAAGAKPLPYLFVCAFIANAASFVLPISNPANLVVFASRMPHLTEWLRLFALPSLASIVLTYIVLRLTQHRALKEETIEHRVPHRKLSRGGKLTAVGIAAIGAVLLTASALDKQLGLPTFVCGVVTTGLVLMLNRQSPLPVLKHVSWSVLPLVGGLFVMVEALVKTGVIGHLSALLHEAVAQSMPKAAWSVGIATAIADNIANNLPVGLVAGSIVASDHLPASVVSAILIGVDLGPNFSITGSLATILWLVALRREKIEVGAWPFLKLGLLVTPPALIAALAAAIW; encoded by the coding sequence TTGCCACTCGCGCCGCACGACAATCTTTGGGCCTGGAGCATCATCCTGCCGGCGACCGCAGGCGTGATCATCCGCCCCTTTCGCCTGCCGGAGGCGGTCTGGGCACTGGCCGGTGCTGGGAGCCTGGTGCTGTTCGGCTTCCTGTCGTGGGACGACGCGCTCACCGGTATCGCGAAGGGTATCGACGTCTATCTCTTTCTGATAGGGATGATGCTGATCGCCGAGCTGGCGCGGCTCGAAGGCCTGTTTGACTATCTCGCTGCGCTTGCCGTGGAATATGCCGGCGGCTCGCCGCAGCGGCTGTTCCTGCTGATCTATCTCGTCGGTACGCTGGTGACGGTGCTGCTCTCCAACGATGCCACTGCGATCGTGCTGACGCCCGCCGTCTATGCCGCGACGCGCGCGGCCGGCGCAAAGCCGCTGCCCTATCTCTTCGTCTGCGCCTTCATCGCCAATGCCGCGAGCTTCGTGCTGCCGATCTCGAACCCGGCCAATCTCGTGGTGTTCGCCTCCCGCATGCCGCACCTCACCGAATGGCTGCGCCTGTTCGCGCTGCCCTCGCTCGCCTCGATCGTGCTGACCTACATCGTCCTGCGCCTTACCCAGCATCGGGCGCTGAAGGAGGAGACCATCGAGCACCGTGTGCCGCACCGGAAGCTCAGCCGCGGCGGCAAGCTGACGGCTGTCGGTATTGCTGCGATCGGCGCCGTGCTGCTGACGGCCTCGGCACTCGACAAGCAGCTAGGCCTGCCGACCTTCGTCTGCGGCGTGGTGACGACCGGCCTCGTTCTCATGCTCAACCGCCAGTCGCCGCTGCCGGTGCTGAAGCACGTGTCATGGAGCGTGCTGCCGCTGGTCGGCGGCCTCTTCGTCATGGTGGAAGCGTTGGTGAAGACCGGCGTGATCGGCCATCTGTCCGCGTTGCTGCACGAGGCCGTCGCGCAGTCGATGCCGAAAGCTGCCTGGAGCGTCGGGATCGCAACCGCGATCGCCGACAATATCGCCAACAACCTGCCGGTCGGTCTCGTGGCGGGATCGATCGTCGCCAGCGACCATCTGCCGGCCTCCGTCGTCAGCGCCATCCTGATCGGCGTCGATCTCGGGCCGAACTTTTCGATCACCGGATCGCTCGCCACCATCCTCTGGCTGGTGGCGCTGCGGCGGGAAAAGATCGAGGTCGGCGCCTGGCCATTCCTCAAGCTGGGCCTGCTCGTGACGCCGCCGGCCCTGATCGCGGCGTTAGCTGCGGCAATCTGGTAG
- a CDS encoding MFS transporter — protein sequence MSTMAMPQPIASEAAVRYLITNYSPKGNKVGWLMMASILVEAWDLYSIAFVLIFIREQYNPDPLMLGLAAAGTQGGALIGALLGGWLSDKIGRRVMFLVTMVMFIVLALAQAFVPSVGWLVVIRFLLGIPLGSDISTGYTYIMESMAKGEREVMGNRWQFMFAIGEVLTIGVIVIFLLIDMQHELLWRVTLGLGAVPALIILIMRHDVPETAVWLVQKGRFREAKQVAREMFNDNLDMLPDRDVEVPKVSTRAFLADLKKDPIRWRATIYGWIACFAQGSEFSTFAFYLPVLFVMVGVSSVLGNNLVTMGLFCLAAVSGWVGPLLTPKIGHRGIAIAGFGIVLASLLVAAFALYTDNKMLLPFAAAAMLWGHYWDASNCMTIPTMVAKPKYRGTASGFAYMFVKLPSFLAIFLFPSLFAAIGQANATLFVAIFPLIGLLAAIFILPEVYGYEND from the coding sequence ATGTCAACGATGGCCATGCCACAACCGATCGCGAGCGAAGCCGCGGTCCGCTACCTCATCACCAACTACAGTCCGAAAGGCAACAAGGTTGGCTGGCTGATGATGGCTTCGATCCTGGTCGAGGCTTGGGATCTGTATTCGATCGCCTTCGTACTGATCTTCATCCGCGAGCAGTACAATCCCGATCCGTTGATGCTGGGCCTTGCCGCCGCCGGCACGCAGGGCGGCGCGCTGATCGGCGCGCTGCTCGGAGGCTGGCTGTCCGACAAGATCGGCCGCCGCGTGATGTTCCTGGTGACGATGGTGATGTTCATCGTGCTGGCGCTCGCACAGGCCTTCGTGCCCAGCGTCGGCTGGCTCGTCGTGATCCGCTTCCTGCTCGGCATTCCCCTCGGCTCCGACATCTCGACCGGCTACACCTACATCATGGAATCCATGGCCAAGGGCGAGCGGGAGGTCATGGGCAACCGCTGGCAGTTCATGTTCGCGATCGGCGAAGTCCTAACCATCGGCGTCATCGTCATCTTCCTCCTGATCGACATGCAGCACGAGTTGCTGTGGCGCGTGACGCTCGGTCTCGGTGCGGTGCCGGCGCTGATCATCCTGATCATGCGCCACGACGTGCCGGAGACGGCGGTGTGGCTGGTGCAGAAGGGACGCTTCCGCGAGGCCAAGCAGGTCGCGCGCGAGATGTTCAACGACAATCTCGACATGCTGCCGGACCGGGACGTCGAGGTGCCGAAGGTCTCTACCCGCGCGTTCCTCGCCGACCTCAAGAAGGATCCGATCCGCTGGCGCGCCACGATCTACGGCTGGATCGCCTGCTTCGCCCAGGGCAGCGAGTTCTCGACCTTCGCCTTCTACCTGCCAGTGCTGTTTGTCATGGTCGGCGTGTCGAGCGTGCTCGGCAACAACCTGGTGACGATGGGACTGTTCTGTCTTGCCGCGGTGTCGGGCTGGGTCGGTCCGCTGCTGACGCCGAAGATCGGCCATCGCGGCATCGCGATCGCCGGCTTCGGCATCGTGCTAGCCTCGCTCCTGGTCGCGGCCTTCGCGCTCTACACCGACAACAAGATGCTGCTGCCGTTCGCCGCGGCCGCGATGCTGTGGGGCCATTATTGGGATGCCTCGAACTGCATGACGATCCCGACCATGGTTGCGAAGCCAAAATATCGCGGCACCGCGAGCGGCTTTGCCTACATGTTCGTGAAGCTGCCGTCGTTCCTGGCGATCTTCCTGTTCCCGTCGCTGTTCGCGGCGATCGGACAGGCGAATGCCACGCTGTTCGTCGCGATCTTCCCGCTGATCGGATTGCTCGCCGCGATCTTCATCCTGCCGGAAGTCTACGGCTACGAGAACGACTGA